From a region of the Hevea brasiliensis isolate MT/VB/25A 57/8 unplaced genomic scaffold, ASM3005281v1 Scaf5, whole genome shotgun sequence genome:
- the LOC110659104 gene encoding LOW QUALITY PROTEIN: myb-related protein 2 (The sequence of the model RefSeq protein was modified relative to this genomic sequence to represent the inferred CDS: inserted 2 bases in 1 codon), with the protein MYHHHQHQGKSIHSSARMPIPPDRHLFLQGGNGPGDSGLVLSTDAKPRLKWTPDLHERFIEAVNQLGGADKATPKAVMKLMGIPGLTLYHLKSHLQKYRLSKNLHGQAICRSSKIGANAVEGDIMSEANVTHINNISIGSQTNKSLHISEALQMQIEVQRRLQEQLEVQRHLQLRIEAQGKYLQAVLEKAQETLGRQNLGTVGLEAAKVQLSELVSKVSTQCLNSAFSELKELQGLCPQQMQTTPPTDCSMDSCLTSCEGSQKEQDIHNTGIRVRPYNGNALLESKEMAEDHMLHPTEFKWDENLKDNKMFLSPVGNTTEKRIFSAERCSSDLSMRVGLQEESGNTSSSFAEGRYKGRNDDDNFPDQTNKRTDSLKLQNENISPGHRPSYFATKLDLNSHDEIDAASSCKQXLNGFSWN; encoded by the exons ATGTATCATCATCATCAACACCAAGGAAAGAGCATCCACTCCTCTGCGAGAATGCCAATCCCCCCCGATAGGCATTTATTCCTGCAAGGTGGGAATGGTCCTGGAGATTCTGGACTTGTCCTCTCAACTGATGCAAAGCCTCGACTAAAATGGACACCAGATCTCCACGAACGGTTCATAGAAGCAGTCAATCAGCTTGGAGGAGCGGACA AAGCTACTCCAAAAGCAGTTATGAAACTTATGGGGATTCCAGGACTTACCTTGTATCATCTAAAGAGTCATCTACAG AAGTACAGGCTCAGCAAGAATCTTCATGGACAAGCTATTTGCAGGAGCAGCAAAATTG GTGCTAATGCTGTGGAAGGTGATATAATGTCTGAAGCAAATGTTACTCATATAAACAATATAAGCATTGGATCCCAAACAAACAA AAGCTTACACATCAGTGAAGCACTGCAAATGCAAATAGAAGTGCAGAGAAGACTACAAGAGCAACTTGAG GTACAACGACATTTGCAGCTTCGCATAGAGGCTCAAGGAAAATACCTACAAGCTGTGCTAGAGAAAGCACAGGAAACTCTTGGAAGGCAGAATTTAGGTACTGTGGGACTTGAAGCTGCCAAAGTTCAACTGTCTGAACTAGTGTCCAAAGTATCCACTCAATGCCTGAATTCAGCATTTTCAGAGCTGAAAGAACTGCAGGGTCTCTGTCCCCAGCAAATGCAAACAACTCCACCTACAGATTGTTCAATGGACAGCTGCCTGACCTCCTGTGAAGGGTCCCAAAAGGAACAAGACATACACAATACTGGAATAAGGGTTAGACCCTATAATGGTAATGCTCTCCTGGAGTCAAAGGAAATGGCAGAAGATCACATGCTGCATCCAACTGAATTCAAGTGGGATGAAAACCTAAAAGATAACAAAATGTTCCTTTCCCCAGTGGGAAACACTACAGAAAAGAGAATTTTTTCTGCAGAAAGATGCTCCAGTGATTTATCCATGAGAGTTGGACTCCAAGAAGAAAGCGGCAATACAAGTAGTAGCTTTGCTGAGGGAAGATATAAGGGAAGGAATGATGATGACAATTTTCCTGACCAGACTAACAAGAGGACAGATTCACTTAAGCTACAGAATGAGAATATTTCACCAGGACATAGACCGTCTTACTTTGCAACAAAACTAGATCTCAATTCCCACGATGAAATTGATGCGGCTTCAAGTTGCAAACA CTTGAATGGTTTTAGCTGGAACTGA